A segment of the Candidatus Fusobacterium pullicola genome:
TGGGTTTATAAGGAAAAATATTTACCTATTGTAAAGATTATCCACAATGGTATAGAAATGGATAAATTTAAATTTAATATGAAAATAAGAAATAAAGTAAGAAAGAAATTTCAAATAGAAAATAATTTTATTATAGGACATGTTGGTAGATTTTCTTATCAAAAAAATCATGAATTTTTATTAGAACTTTTTATAAAAATAAAGAAAGAAAAAATTGAAAGCAAACTATTATTGGTAGGTGATGGTCTATTAAGATCAAAAATAGAAAATAAAGCAAAAAAAAATGGAATTCTAGAGGACATTATTTTCGTCAATAAAACAAATTCAATTGAACAATATTATCAAGCAATGGATATATTTTTATTACCTTCTAATTTTGAAGGGTTAGCAATTGTTGGAATAGAAGCACAAGTTGCTGGGTTAAGTTGTTTATTTTCAAATAATATTCCTAAAGAAATTGAAATAACTGAATTATGCCAATTTTTAGAATTAGATACAGCAATATGGGAGCATGAAGTTGTAAATAATCATATAAATTTACATAAAAGAAAAAATTATAAAATAAAGAAAGAATATTTTCAATATAAAATAGAAAATAGTGCTAGAAATTTAGAAAGTTATTATATGAATTTAGGAGAAATAAAATGAAGATTTTACATATAACAAATGGAATTGGAGTAGGAGGAATTGCAAGCTTTATTGAAGAGTTACTGTATCAATTGTCATTAGATAGGAATAATGAAATAACTTTACTTTGTTTAGAAGAAAATAAGGAGGGATATAGAGAAAAAAAGTTAGAGAAAGTAAATGTAATTTTTTTGAATCAAAAAAGTAATTTTTCTTTTAAAAATATATTTAAGATTAGGAAATTAATAAAAGAAAATGATATTATTCATGCACATTTATTTCCAGCACAACATATTACAGTTTTAGCAAATCTATTTATAAATAAACCGATTGTTGTAACAGAACATTCGACCAGTAATAATAGAAGAAAATATTTAATCTTTAAAATAATCGAAAAATATTTTATTTATCAAAAATATTTAAAAATAGTCTGTGTTTCTCAAGATGTAAAAAATAGTTTAAATAATTGGATAGGAAATTTTAAAAATCTATTGGTAATTGAAAATGGAATAAATATATCAGAGTATAATTATGGAAAAAATATTCGTCAACAGATATTTCCAGATATAAAAGAGAATGATAAATTAATTTGTATGATAGCAAGATTTATATACCCTAAAGATCATAAAACGGTAGTAAAAGCGATGGAGAAACTTCCAGATTATATAAAATGTGTATTTGTAGGTATAGGTGATGGAAAAGAAGAGATAGAAAAATATGTAAAATATAAAAAAATGGAAAATCGTATTTACTTTTGTGGATATAGAAGTGATATAAATAATGTATTGAAATCATGTGATTTAAGCGTATTATCTAGTAAATATGAAGGCTTATCAACGGTAGTAATAGAATCTATTATTGCAAATACTCCTATAATTGGAAGTAATGTTGTTGGAATAAACGGAATATTAAAGGATAAGAACTTTTTATTTAAATTTGGTGATTATCTA
Coding sequences within it:
- a CDS encoding glycosyltransferase, which gives rise to MEKPIRVLQIGDWEFGKNGIATIAYNLFRNMNDENIIFDFLIQNEIEDDIYKKGIENKQGKIYELKIKTKGIRKKVDIFIKMINFFRKNKFEIVHIHESTAHMMLFYGIITKICGVKTIILHSHSSGFDSNYRMLKSMLHNFAKQCIPLITKNYIACSQIAAKWVYKEKYLPIVKIIHNGIEMDKFKFNMKIRNKVRKKFQIENNFIIGHVGRFSYQKNHEFLLELFIKIKKEKIESKLLLVGDGLLRSKIENKAKKNGILEDIIFVNKTNSIEQYYQAMDIFLLPSNFEGLAIVGIEAQVAGLSCLFSNNIPKEIEITELCQFLELDTAIWEHEVVNNHINLHKRKNYKIKKEYFQYKIENSARNLESYYMNLGEIK
- a CDS encoding glycosyltransferase — protein: MKILHITNGIGVGGIASFIEELLYQLSLDRNNEITLLCLEENKEGYREKKLEKVNVIFLNQKSNFSFKNIFKIRKLIKENDIIHAHLFPAQHITVLANLFINKPIVVTEHSTSNNRRKYLIFKIIEKYFIYQKYLKIVCVSQDVKNSLNNWIGNFKNLLVIENGINISEYNYGKNIRQQIFPDIKENDKLICMIARFIYPKDHKTVVKAMEKLPDYIKCVFVGIGDGKEEIEKYVKYKKMENRIYFCGYRSDINNVLKSCDLSVLSSKYEGLSTVVIESIIANTPIIGSNVVGINGILKDKNFLFKFGDYLELKEKILQILTDIEIQNEFKKERKKLIGRFRSENMVKKYQDLYEKIYRKN